A genomic segment from Triticum dicoccoides isolate Atlit2015 ecotype Zavitan chromosome 1A, WEW_v2.0, whole genome shotgun sequence encodes:
- the LOC119266260 gene encoding zinc finger AN1 domain-containing stress-associated protein 15-like: MAQESCDLNKDEAEILKPSSSTPSPPSPTTPPPPTAQIPEPQPPQSPPQPPAAQFLSRPCEVVHIETSKKRKHADAVSMAMAAAPLSPVLFVNRCNVCRKRVGLTGFRCRCEKLFCPRHRHSESHDCSFDYKTAGREEIARANPLIRAAKIIRI, encoded by the coding sequence ATGGCGCAGGAGAGCTGTGATCTCAACAAGGACGAGGCCGAGATCCTGAAGCCATCCTCCTCCACACCTTCGCCTCCTTCCCcaaccacaccaccaccaccaaccgctcAAATACCAGAACCGCAACCTCCACAGTCGCCACCACAACCACCGGCAGCTCAATTCTTGTCCAGGCCCTGTGAAGTTGTTCACATAGAGACTTCCAAAAAGAGGAAACATGCTGATGCGGTGTCAATGGCCATGGCGGCTGCGCCATTGTCGCCTGTGCTGTTTGTTAACCGTTGCAACGTGTGCCGCAAGAGAGTTGGTTTGACCGGGTTTCGTTGCCGGTGCGAGAAGCTCTTTTGTCCGCGCCACCGGCATTCAGAAAGCCACGACTGCTCATTTGATTATAAAACTGCGGGCCGGGAGGAGATTGCCCGGGCAAACCCTCTTATCAGGGCTGCCAAGATCATTAGGATATGA